AAGCAGGGCCTGATCGAGCGGATACCCGAAGAGGAGATCGGCGCGAACGCGATGCTTTCCGATGCGGTTATGCGCAGCAACAACGTCGTCGGCAATGCCGAGACCGTCATTGCCCGGCTCAAGGCCTATGAAGCCATGGGCTACGACGAATATTCCTTCTGGATCGATACGGGCATGTCCTTCGAGCGGAAGAAAGCGTCACTCGAACGCTTTATCGCCGAGGTCATGCCGGCATTTGCGGAGTGAACCCCATGCAGCGTTTCCAGTGTTACATCGATGGCGAATTTCTGGACGGAGAGGCCCGCTATCGGAGCATCGATCCTGCCACCGGCAAGGACTGGGCGGATATGCCGGAAGCGCGTGAGGGGGATGTCGATCGGGCGGTCAATGCGGCCGAAAAGGCGCTCTATGAAGGCCCCTGGTCGAAACTGACCGCCACGCAACGCGGCAAGCTTCTGTATAAGCTTGCCGATCTGGTTGCTGCCAATGCTCAGAAGCTCGCCGAACTGGAGACGCGCGACACCGGCAAGATCATCCGCGAGACCTCTGCGCAGATCGCCTATGTCGCCGACTACTACCGTTATTATGCCGGCATCGCCGATAAGATCGAAGGCTCCTACCTGCCGATCGACAAGCCCGACATGGATGTCTGGCTTCGCCGTGAGCCGATCGGCGTCGTAGCCATGGTCGTGCCCTGGAACAGCCAGTTGTTCCTCTCCGCCGTCAAAATAGGTCCGGCGCTGGCGGCCGGCTGCACGATGGTCGTCAAGGCGTCCGAGGATGGGCCGGCGCCGCTTTTGGAATTCGCTCGCCTCGTTCATGAGGCAGGCTTTCCGGCGGGTGTCGTCAACATCATCACCGGTTTTGGTGCGTCGTGCGGCGCAGCCCTTAGCCGGCATCCGAAGATCGCACATGTCGCCTTCACCGGCGGGCCGGAAACGGCGCGCCATATCGTGCGAAATTCGGCCGAAAACCTTGCCTCGACATCCCTGGAGCTTGGCGGCAAATCGCCCTTCATCGTCTTTGCCGACGCCGATCTCGAAAGCGCCGCCAATGCCCAGGTCGCGGGCATCTTCGCCGCGACCGGACAAAGCTGCGTCGCCGGTTCACGGTTGATCGTGGAGCGGAGCATCAAGGACCGGTTCCTGAATCTCTTGAAGGACAAGGCGGAGGCGATCCGTGTCGGCACGCCGTTGGACATGGCGACTGAAGTGGGTCCGCTTGCGACGAAGCGCCAGCAGGATCACGTTGCCGCACTCATCCACAAATCCGTTCAA
The nucleotide sequence above comes from Rhizobium sp. CB3090. Encoded proteins:
- a CDS encoding aldehyde dehydrogenase → MQRFQCYIDGEFLDGEARYRSIDPATGKDWADMPEAREGDVDRAVNAAEKALYEGPWSKLTATQRGKLLYKLADLVAANAQKLAELETRDTGKIIRETSAQIAYVADYYRYYAGIADKIEGSYLPIDKPDMDVWLRREPIGVVAMVVPWNSQLFLSAVKIGPALAAGCTMVVKASEDGPAPLLEFARLVHEAGFPAGVVNIITGFGASCGAALSRHPKIAHVAFTGGPETARHIVRNSAENLASTSLELGGKSPFIVFADADLESAANAQVAGIFAATGQSCVAGSRLIVERSIKDRFLNLLKDKAEAIRVGTPLDMATEVGPLATKRQQDHVAALIHKSVQSGARIVTGGQMPEGEGFYFPPTILDCDGVASPSLAEEFFGPVLSVVAFDTEADALRLANDTRYGLASGVFTQNLTRAHRLMKGIRAGIVWVNTYRAVSPIAPFGGFGLSGHGREGGLAAALDYTRTKTIWLRTSDDPIPDPFVMR